The nucleotide window CCCCCAGCGGCGACGATGTGATTATCCTTGATAAGTACACCGTCGTAAAGCCCAAAACGGTGGTTTTGCCCGCCACCGACACGCACAGCGTATTTCTGCACCGCTCGCCACCCCGCTGCCGTCTTTCGAGTGTCCACGATTTTACTCTCGTAGTCAGCGACTGCCGCCACGAATTGTGCGGTGAGCGTTGCTATCCCGGAAAGTCGCTGCAGGAAGTTAAGTGCTGTCCGTTCTCCGATTAGAATGGTTTTGGCACTCCCTTGTACTTCCGCAATTGGCGTTCCTGCGATGACTGCATCGCCATCCTTGACAAGTGTCCGAAATGTCAACGTCTCGTCTAACTTCGCGAAGGCTCGTTCAGCTACCGGCAATCCTGCGACAATACCTTCACTCTTGGCAAGAAGTGTTCCTACACCCATTTGTGTAGGCGGCACTGTTGCATCTGTCGTTATATCACCGATGCCAATGTCCTCTTCAAAGGCAAGTTCGATTAAGGGATCTAATGAGCGCAGATTCAGCATATTTGATGGTTATCAGTTCTCGGTTATCAGTTTTCAGACAGGAGACGCTTGTGGCAGATGAGAATGGGCCCCAACTCCTACAACGAAATTAACCGATAACTGATAACTTTAACCATCAACTCGTGCTTTAACACTTATAACGGAGGCGAGTTGATGGTTAAAACTATGGTACTAATATCTTTCCAGATAGGGTGTTAGGAACTTCTTCGCGTCTTCTGTGACATCCCACGCATCGGGC belongs to Candidatus Poribacteria bacterium and includes:
- the nadC gene encoding carboxylating nicotinate-nucleotide diphosphorylase yields the protein MLNLRSLDPLIELAFEEDIGIGDITTDATVPPTQMGVGTLLAKSEGIVAGLPVAERAFAKLDETLTFRTLVKDGDAVIAGTPIAEVQGSAKTILIGERTALNFLQRLSGIATLTAQFVAAVADYESKIVDTRKTAAGWRAVQKYAVRVGGGQNHRFGLYDGVLIKDNHIVAAGGIGNAVQRARQTVPHTAKIEVEVETLDQVDEALKAGADILLLDNMSPSIMKSVVHEVGDLAVTEASGGITLDKVKTVAATGVDLISVGALTHSAMPMDISLTLTLVAE